The Silurus meridionalis isolate SWU-2019-XX chromosome 16, ASM1480568v1, whole genome shotgun sequence genome has a segment encoding these proteins:
- the r3hdml gene encoding R3H domain containing-like has translation MSVSSSHLVLAAILWVMPCTRVAMTLTNTTELSPIIAVSGIDLSWNNTSSIDVPHIRRKRYISSQDMMALLDYHNSVRSQVFPPAANMEYMVWNDRLAKLAESWALQCKWDHGPSHVMRYTGQNLSITTGRYRSVIELVKSWHDEKYSFSYPNRCTGSVCTHYTQMVWASTNRIGCAINRCSNMYVFGTKWKQATLLVCNYSIKGNWVGVAPYKTGKPCSACPSVYGGSCNKNQCSTSKHRKKLKRF, from the exons ATGCACCAGAGTGGCTATGACTCTGACCAACACCACAGAACTCTCTCCCATCATTGCTGTGTCTGGAATTGACCTGAGCTGGAACAACACAAGCAGCATCGATGTGCCTCATATCCGGAGGAAGCGCTACATTTCCTCCCAGGATATGATGGCTTTGTTGGACTACCACAACAGTGTGAGATCTCAGGTTTTCCCACCTGCTGCGAACATGGAGTACATG GTGTGGAATGACAGACTTGCTAAATTGGCTGAATCCTGGGCCTTGCAGTGCAAATGGGATCATGGGCCATCACATGTCATGAGGTACACAGGCCagaacctgtccatcaccaccgGAAG GTATAGATCAGTCATTGAGCTGGTAAAGTCATGGCATGATGAGAAGTATTCCTTCTCCTACCCCAACAGATGCACCGGCTCTGTCTGCACCCATTACACACAG ATGGTATGGGCCAGCACCAATAGGATTGGGTGTGCCATcaacaggtgttcaaatatgtatgtgtttggtACAAAATGGAAACAAGCCACCTTGCTAGTCTGCAACTACTCCATCAA AGGTAACTGGGTCGGAGTAGCTCCATACAAGACAGGAAAGCCATGTTCAGCTTGTCCTTCTGTTTATGGTGGATCGTGTAACAAGAATCAGTGCTCCACATCAAAACACAGGAAGAAGCTTAAGAGGTTTTAG